The Rickettsiales bacterium sequence TTGCGCACAAATTCATCTCATTCTTAGGAAAATCATCTGTGCTTAGCTCTTTATTTAAAAATTCGAAAATCGAAATTCTATCGGGCTTAACCGTGGCCTTGGCTTTGGTGCCTGAGGCCGTGGCCTTTGCATTTATTGCCGGAGTTGAACCGCTTGTCGGGCTTTACGCCGCGTTCCTCGTTGGCCTCATCACCTCTGTTTTCGGCGGTCGTCCGGGTATGATTTCTGGCGCTACTGGCGCACTTGCCGTCGTCATGGTCAGCCTAGTTGCACAGCATGGCGTCGAATACCTCTTCGCCACCGTTGTGCTGATGGGTATATTACAGTTCCTCGCCGGGATATTTAAATTAGGTAAATTCATTCGCATGGTACCCCACCCCGTTATGTTGGGCTTTGTAAATGGCTTGGCTATCGTGATTTTCCTCGCGCAGTTAGGGCAGTTTAAAATAGCAGATGAAACCGGAAATCTTGTGTGGCTAGACGACTTCTCCCTCACCATGATGCTCGGCGTGATCGCCATTACGATGTTGGTCATTTACTTGCTTCCGAAGCTTACGAATAAATTCCCCGCGCCTCTAGCCGGAATTGGTGTCGCGACCGCCGTCGTTATCTTCTTTAACATCGATACTCGCACCGTTGGCGATCTTGCTAACATCGCGGGAACCTTCCCTGCCTTCGCCATTCCTAGTGTACCTTTCTCGCTAGAAACGCTGTATATTATCTTTCCTTATGCGATGATCCTCGCCGCGATTGGACTCATCGAATCCCTTTTAACCCTCACCCTCATTGATGAAATGACCGAGACTCGTGGCCGCAATAGCCGTGAGTGCATGGCGCAAGGCGCATCCAACATCGTCACCGGCTTTTTCGG is a genomic window containing:
- a CDS encoding SulP family inorganic anion transporter codes for the protein MLSSLFKNSKIEILSGLTVALALVPEAVAFAFIAGVEPLVGLYAAFLVGLITSVFGGRPGMISGATGALAVVMVSLVAQHGVEYLFATVVLMGILQFLAGIFKLGKFIRMVPHPVMLGFVNGLAIVIFLAQLGQFKIADETGNLVWLDDFSLTMMLGVIAITMLVIYLLPKLTNKFPAPLAGIGVATAVVIFFNIDTRTVGDLANIAGTFPAFAIPSVPFSLETLYIIFPYAMILAAIGLIESLLTLTLIDEMTETRGRNSRECMAQGASNIVTGFFGGMGGCAMIGQSMININSGARGRLSGIAAALFLLSFILFASSWIEMIPVAALIGVMFVVVIATFEWSSLRIMHKIPKSDAFVLILVSAVTVFTDLAIAVVVGVIVSALVFAWESASSIYVDVQSETKKKKVYVLHGQLFFASVSKFRRLFRPHKDPADVVIDFKHSRVWDHSALEVIDSLAESYMKHGTQLHLKHLSPDCRTLLRKAGHFIEEDDAGDPHYRIVVDYAERAKKVKEAKA